Proteins from a genomic interval of Clostridium sp. AN503:
- a CDS encoding DUF5721 family protein, which translates to MVALKMEDLKNFTVQLFVGDTFDDWLVREASIITFNAFTIDGHIRQGYYSERELEENRIEELSYWKVLKPICYSLIKGKELPESFQITLQLKPTEVEEFLRNAQLDFTVDQINGLYMNIRYENNAIHCISGTSLNIFTLDRQIEIEWDEAARLFFKDRKIPFIEE; encoded by the coding sequence ATGGTTGCACTGAAGATGGAGGATCTTAAAAACTTTACAGTACAGTTGTTTGTGGGGGATACTTTTGACGACTGGCTGGTGCGGGAAGCGAGCATCATCACTTTTAATGCCTTTACGATCGACGGGCATATCCGCCAGGGGTATTATTCGGAGCGGGAGCTGGAGGAGAACCGGATCGAGGAGCTGTCCTACTGGAAGGTGCTAAAGCCCATCTGCTATTCGCTGATCAAGGGAAAAGAGCTGCCGGAGAGCTTTCAGATCACTCTGCAGCTCAAGCCGACCGAGGTGGAGGAGTTCCTTAGGAATGCCCAGCTGGATTTTACAGTAGATCAGATCAACGGACTTTATATGAATATTCGTTATGAGAACAATGCGATTCACTGCATCAGTGGTACCTCTCTCAATATCTTTACCCTTGACAGGCAGATCGAGATCGAGTGGGATGAGGCCGCGAGGCTGTTTTTCAAGGACAGGAAGATCCCGTTTATCGAGGAATAA
- a CDS encoding peptidylprolyl isomerase, with product MADIKYIWKALALTAALTLGLGATGCSSGIPIVSEVRETEGYTDPQTMLVVATERNRYRQIYTDQIWNVQVDDDGTTFQHYLLGEIQDFLREMKTMNLLADQEEISLTSQEKERLRELSEQYYESLSEEDRAYTGAGKDDIYTMYEAYHRANKLVDELTKDVNLEISDSEAKVITVQEIRLGDAARAQEIYGQVTVENADFSSIARTVSEDDSIEKSVGRSERAKAYEDVVFALESGQISSVIEDGGAWYIVKCINDYDEEATLERKQKLALQTEEPGVPGDL from the coding sequence ATGGCAGATATCAAATATATATGGAAGGCGCTGGCACTGACGGCGGCGCTGACCCTGGGCCTTGGCGCAACGGGCTGTTCAAGCGGCATCCCGATCGTTTCTGAGGTGAGGGAGACGGAAGGCTATACCGATCCGCAGACCATGCTGGTCGTGGCTACGGAGCGGAACCGTTACCGTCAGATTTACACCGATCAGATCTGGAATGTGCAGGTCGACGATGACGGGACCACATTTCAGCACTATCTTCTGGGAGAGATCCAGGATTTCCTGCGGGAGATGAAGACCATGAACCTTCTGGCGGACCAGGAGGAGATCAGCCTGACCAGCCAGGAGAAGGAGCGTCTCAGGGAGCTTTCTGAGCAGTACTATGAGTCCCTGTCGGAGGAGGACCGGGCTTATACCGGGGCAGGAAAGGATGATATCTATACGATGTATGAGGCATATCACCGGGCCAACAAGCTGGTGGATGAGCTGACGAAGGATGTGAACCTGGAGATCAGCGACAGTGAGGCAAAGGTCATCACGGTCCAGGAGATCAGGCTGGGGGACGCCGCCCGGGCGCAGGAGATCTACGGCCAGGTCACTGTAGAGAACGCTGATTTCTCATCCATAGCCCGCACTGTTTCTGAGGATGACAGTATCGAAAAGTCTGTGGGGCGCAGCGAGCGGGCGAAGGCGTATGAGGACGTGGTATTTGCTCTGGAATCAGGGCAGATCAGTTCCGTCATCGAGGACGGCGGAGCATGGTACATTGTGAAATGCATCAACGATTACGATGAGGAGGCCACCCTGGAGCGGAAGCAGAAGCTGGCGCTGCAGACGGAAGAACCAGGCGTTCCGGGAGATCTATGA
- a CDS encoding diaminopimelate dehydrogenase, producing MTIRIGILGYGNLGKGVESAVTQNQDMELVGVFTRRSPETVKVRTPGVKALHVDELEHMRGDIDVLILCGGSATDLPVQTPQYASMFNVVDSYDTHAKIPEHFAAVDAAAKKAGRIGIISCGWDPGMFSLNRLYANCVLPEGHDYTFWGKGVSQGHSDAIRRIAGVKDARQYTVPVPEALRAVRNGENPELATRDKHTRECFVVAEEGADLVRIEQEIVTMPNYFADYNTTVHFITEDELRRDHSGLPHGGCVIRTGVTGMEREHQHVIEYSLKLDSNPEFTGSVIAAYARAAYRMNREGMSGCKTVFDIAPAYLSDKSGEELRAHLL from the coding sequence ATGACGATCAGGATTGGAATCTTAGGTTACGGAAACCTTGGCAAGGGTGTGGAGAGCGCTGTTACCCAGAACCAGGATATGGAGCTGGTGGGGGTGTTCACACGGCGAAGCCCGGAGACTGTCAAGGTCAGGACGCCGGGAGTGAAAGCGCTTCATGTGGATGAGCTGGAACATATGAGAGGGGACATCGATGTGCTGATCCTGTGCGGCGGAAGCGCAACAGACCTGCCGGTGCAGACTCCGCAGTATGCTTCCATGTTCAATGTGGTGGACAGCTATGACACTCATGCGAAGATCCCGGAGCATTTTGCGGCGGTGGACGCTGCGGCAAAAAAAGCAGGAAGGATCGGGATCATTTCCTGCGGATGGGACCCGGGGATGTTCTCGCTGAACCGGCTGTATGCCAACTGCGTTCTGCCGGAGGGACATGATTATACGTTCTGGGGCAAGGGCGTGAGCCAGGGGCATTCGGATGCCATACGCAGGATCGCAGGAGTGAAGGACGCCAGACAGTATACGGTGCCGGTACCGGAGGCTCTTCGTGCCGTCAGGAATGGGGAGAACCCGGAGCTTGCCACCAGGGATAAGCATACCCGAGAGTGTTTTGTGGTTGCGGAGGAAGGCGCGGATCTTGTGCGGATCGAGCAGGAGATCGTCACGATGCCCAACTATTTTGCGGATTATAATACGACGGTACATTTTATTACGGAGGACGAGCTGAGAAGGGATCACAGCGGGCTGCCCCATGGAGGCTGTGTGATCCGCACCGGGGTGACCGGCATGGAGCGGGAGCATCAGCATGTGATCGAGTACAGCTTAAAGCTGGATTCCAATCCGGAGTTTACCGGTTCCGTGATCGCGGCTTATGCCCGCGCGGCATACCGCATGAACCGGGAGGGGATGAGCGGGTGCAAGACTGTTTTTGATATCGCTCCTGCGTATTTATCAGACAAGAGCGGAGAGGAGCTGCGGGCGCATCTGCTTTGA
- a CDS encoding C45 family peptidase, producing the protein MKQNIQTHTMELAGSSYEIGYRMGQMVEGIPPLLAHHTSGMKGFDAEKAREAMVLFDRWCPGMVEELKGFADALKVSAEQVTYYGMTYLVPRCSQMALLPSVTVDGKPLLARNYEFNHEFEDFCLMKTSVTGKYTHMATSVLHFGREDGFNEHGLAVTMSSCGFPVGAMPYMRVPKLKGLQYWAVIRALLENCRDVEEGLAYLKEMPISFNINLILLDRAGRAALVETMDGQTAVKRIGPDSQEQMLCAANHAVLPELAGLEPEVMKHSVRRYAYIQEQLAGRSGITRTQLKNMLLSRYPEGLCCHYYEEFFGTTKSMVISPADGTVELCWGGREENGWKLYDIAQPFSSGADMAQISLEKAAPGTFDWEKAK; encoded by the coding sequence GATGGTGGAAGGGATTCCGCCGCTCTTAGCGCACCATACTTCAGGTATGAAGGGATTTGATGCAGAAAAGGCCAGGGAGGCGATGGTGTTGTTTGACCGTTGGTGTCCGGGAATGGTGGAAGAGCTGAAGGGATTTGCTGATGCTCTTAAAGTCAGTGCGGAACAGGTCACATATTATGGGATGACATACCTGGTGCCCAGATGCAGCCAGATGGCGCTGCTGCCGTCGGTCACGGTGGATGGGAAGCCGCTTCTGGCGCGCAATTATGAGTTCAATCATGAGTTTGAGGATTTCTGCCTGATGAAGACCTCCGTGACGGGGAAATATACCCATATGGCAACCAGCGTGCTGCATTTTGGGCGGGAAGACGGCTTTAACGAGCACGGCCTGGCTGTGACCATGAGTTCCTGCGGATTCCCGGTGGGAGCGATGCCCTATATGAGAGTGCCGAAGCTGAAAGGCCTCCAGTACTGGGCCGTCATCCGCGCACTTTTGGAAAACTGCAGGGATGTGGAGGAAGGACTTGCGTATCTGAAAGAGATGCCGATCTCGTTCAATATCAATTTGATCCTGCTGGACCGGGCGGGGCGCGCAGCTTTGGTGGAGACGATGGACGGGCAGACAGCCGTAAAACGGATCGGCCCTGATTCTCAGGAACAGATGCTCTGTGCAGCCAACCATGCGGTGCTGCCGGAGCTTGCAGGGCTGGAGCCGGAAGTGATGAAGCATTCTGTAAGGCGGTACGCATATATTCAGGAACAGCTTGCGGGACGGAGCGGGATAACCAGGACGCAGCTTAAGAATATGCTGCTGTCAAGATACCCGGAGGGGCTTTGCTGCCACTATTACGAGGAATTCTTTGGCACCACCAAGAGCATGGTGATCTCTCCCGCAGATGGAACGGTAGAGCTGTGCTGGGGCGGCAGGGAGGAAAACGGATGGAAGCTTTATGATATCGCCCAGCCGTTTTCAAGCGGTGCGGATATGGCCCAGATCAGTCTGGAGAAAGCTGCGCCCGGCACATTTGACTGGGAAAAAGCAAAATAA
- a CDS encoding HAD family hydrolase: protein MIRLIVSDIDGTLLEDGGHEINPEVLDVILKLRAKGMQFAAASGRQWSSIEQVFDPIKEKIFYLSDNGAYVGCYGRNLFLHTIERELIREMIRDIRAEGLTVVLSGPDVAYVDRQDSEIYDWLVNGYKFRVEQVDDLLDVEDQFIKISAYQKTDIEEATRPLREKYGDRLKITISGDMWMDCMAVGVNKGEAVKLLQESLDISPEETMAFGDQLNDLEMLKQAYYSFAIGNARQEVKDICRFQADTNVRDGVLKVLKLLL from the coding sequence ATGATCAGATTAATCGTATCGGATATTGACGGAACCCTGTTGGAGGACGGCGGACATGAGATCAATCCGGAAGTATTGGATGTGATCCTTAAGCTGAGGGCAAAAGGGATGCAGTTTGCCGCTGCCAGCGGCAGGCAGTGGTCAAGCATTGAGCAGGTGTTTGATCCCATTAAGGAGAAGATCTTTTATCTTTCCGACAACGGCGCTTACGTGGGATGTTATGGGAGGAATCTCTTTCTGCACACCATTGAACGGGAGCTGATCCGTGAGATGATCCGGGATATCCGCGCAGAGGGATTGACGGTAGTTTTAAGCGGTCCGGATGTGGCCTACGTGGACAGACAGGATTCTGAGATCTATGACTGGCTGGTGAACGGGTACAAGTTCCGTGTGGAGCAGGTGGATGATCTTCTGGATGTGGAGGACCAGTTCATCAAGATATCTGCATATCAGAAGACAGATATTGAGGAAGCCACCAGACCACTCCGGGAGAAATATGGAGACCGGCTGAAGATCACGATCTCAGGAGATATGTGGATGGACTGCATGGCAGTGGGCGTGAACAAGGGCGAGGCAGTGAAGCTTCTGCAGGAGAGCCTGGATATCAGTCCGGAAGAGACTATGGCCTTTGGCGACCAGTTAAATGATCTGGAGATGTTAAAACAGGCCTATTACAGCTTTGCCATCGGCAACGCCAGACAGGAAGTGAAGGATATCTGCCGTTTCCAGGCGGACACCAATGTGAGGGACGGGGTGCTGAAGGTGCTGAAGCTGCTTTTGTAG
- the htpG gene encoding molecular chaperone HtpG: protein MSERTGNLSINSENIFPIIKKWLYSDHDIFYRELVSNGCDAITKLKKLELMGEYTKPEGMEYKIQVTVNPEDKTIRVTDNGIGMTEAEVEEYINQIAFSGAQDFLEKYKDKANEDQIIGHFGLGFYSSFMVADKVTIDTLSYQEGSAPVHWESDGGLTFEMKDGDKTEPGTTITLYLNEDSYEFSNEYRAREVLEKYCSFMPVPIYLDNAKGEPQYETIDKEELTDKDTIVETVVEEAKTEEKENENGEKETVEIEPAKERYKILKRPVALNDTTPLWSKHPNECTEEEYRAFYRRVFMDYKEPLFWIHLNMDYPFNLKGILYFPKINTEYDSIEGTIKLYNNQVFIADNIKEVIPEFLMLLKGAIDCPDLPLNVSRSALQNDGFVKKISDYITKKVADKLSGMCKTDRETYEKYWDDIAPFIKFGCLKDEKFAEKMNDYILFKNLEGKYLTLKDCLEENKEKHENTIFYVTDEKEQSQYINMFRAEGLDAVILPHNIDSPFIGHLEQKNEGLKFLRIDAELNDTFKEEVKEDDEEFKTNAETLTGIFKKALNNDKLEVKVEKLKNENISSMLTVAEESRRMQDMMKMYNMYGMDPAMFGGMGETLVLNANNKLVQYVLGHGEDENTPKICEQLYDLALLSHGTLSPERMTNFISRSNEIMLMMAE from the coding sequence ATGAGCGAAAGAACAGGCAATTTATCCATTAACAGTGAAAACATATTTCCGATCATTAAAAAGTGGCTGTATTCCGACCACGACATTTTCTACCGTGAGCTGGTTTCCAACGGCTGCGACGCTATCACCAAGCTTAAGAAGCTGGAGCTGATGGGCGAGTATACGAAGCCGGAGGGGATGGAATACAAGATTCAGGTGACCGTGAACCCGGAGGATAAGACTATCCGCGTGACGGACAATGGTATCGGCATGACCGAAGCTGAGGTGGAGGAGTATATCAACCAGATCGCATTCTCCGGCGCTCAGGATTTCCTGGAGAAATATAAGGATAAGGCAAACGAGGACCAGATCATCGGACATTTCGGCCTGGGCTTCTATTCTTCCTTCATGGTGGCGGACAAGGTGACGATCGACACGTTGTCCTATCAGGAAGGCAGCGCACCGGTGCACTGGGAGTCTGACGGCGGACTGACCTTTGAGATGAAGGACGGGGACAAGACGGAGCCGGGGACCACCATTACCCTGTATCTCAATGAGGACAGCTATGAGTTCTCCAACGAGTACCGCGCCCGCGAGGTGCTGGAGAAGTACTGCTCCTTCATGCCGGTGCCGATCTATCTGGACAATGCCAAAGGGGAGCCGCAGTATGAGACGATTGATAAAGAGGAGCTGACCGACAAAGACACCATCGTGGAGACCGTGGTGGAGGAAGCGAAAACCGAGGAGAAGGAGAATGAGAACGGCGAGAAGGAGACCGTTGAGATCGAGCCTGCAAAGGAGCGTTACAAGATCTTAAAACGCCCGGTAGCGTTAAATGACACGACCCCGCTGTGGAGCAAGCATCCCAACGAGTGTACCGAGGAGGAATACCGGGCATTTTACCGCAGGGTATTTATGGATTATAAAGAGCCGCTGTTCTGGATCCATTTGAATATGGACTATCCGTTCAACTTAAAGGGAATCCTGTATTTCCCGAAGATCAACACGGAGTATGATTCCATTGAAGGGACCATCAAGCTGTACAATAACCAGGTATTTATCGCCGACAATATCAAAGAGGTGATTCCGGAATTCCTGATGCTGTTAAAGGGCGCCATCGACTGTCCGGACCTGCCGCTCAACGTTTCCCGGAGCGCGCTGCAGAATGACGGATTTGTGAAAAAGATCTCCGACTACATCACCAAGAAGGTGGCGGACAAGTTAAGCGGAATGTGCAAGACAGACCGTGAGACCTATGAGAAATACTGGGACGATATCGCTCCGTTCATCAAATTCGGCTGCTTAAAGGATGAGAAGTTTGCGGAGAAGATGAATGATTACATCCTGTTCAAGAACCTGGAGGGCAAATATTTAACGCTGAAGGACTGCCTGGAGGAGAACAAGGAAAAGCATGAGAATACCATTTTCTATGTGACCGATGAGAAGGAGCAGAGCCAGTATATCAACATGTTTAGGGCTGAGGGCCTGGATGCGGTGATCCTGCCCCACAACATCGACAGCCCGTTCATCGGACATCTGGAGCAGAAGAACGAGGGGCTGAAGTTCCTGCGGATCGATGCGGAGCTTAATGATACCTTCAAGGAGGAAGTGAAGGAGGACGACGAGGAGTTTAAGACCAATGCGGAGACCTTGACCGGCATCTTCAAGAAAGCCTTAAACAACGACAAGCTGGAGGTCAAGGTTGAAAAGCTGAAAAACGAGAATATTTCTTCCATGCTGACCGTGGCGGAGGAGAGCCGCCGGATGCAGGATATGATGAAGATGTACAACATGTACGGGATGGATCCGGCTATGTTTGGCGGTATGGGAGAGACGCTGGTGCTCAACGCCAACAATAAGCTGGTACAGTATGTGTTAGGACACGGCGAGGATGAGAATACGCCGAAGATCTGTGAGCAGCTCTATGATCTGGCGCTTCTTTCTCACGGAACCCTGTCACCGGAGAGAATGACCAATTTTATCAGCCGCAGCAATGAGATCATGCTGATGATGGCGGAGTAA
- a CDS encoding AraC family transcriptional regulator, which produces MDYQKALEQAVIYIENHLGEDIKVEEVAMAAGYSYYHLNRQFSAVLGESVGSYIKKRRLADAAKKLLYSDQKIIHIAMDHGFESPEAFSRAFKAVYRVSPQAYRKNRLDAFIGAKDRLDEGLLNHLACNVTVHPRIVELPEILVAGLRGETTLRDNRLKELWERAFASFPQIPGRIPGGRGFGICEACKDNVIYTMNADVTFTEVAGIEVSSFDGVPEGVVTKVLKAGRYAVFTHRGSLSMLRRTFDYIWGTWFLTTREEVDGREDFELYDERFLGYDHPDSEVDLYIPVK; this is translated from the coding sequence GTGGATTACCAGAAGGCATTGGAACAGGCGGTGATCTATATTGAGAACCATCTGGGAGAAGACATTAAGGTAGAGGAAGTGGCTATGGCCGCAGGTTATTCCTATTATCACTTAAACAGACAGTTTTCTGCGGTTCTGGGTGAGAGCGTGGGCAGTTATATTAAAAAAAGGCGGCTGGCAGACGCGGCAAAAAAACTGCTTTATTCGGATCAGAAGATCATCCATATCGCCATGGATCATGGGTTTGAATCACCGGAAGCGTTCAGCCGCGCTTTTAAGGCAGTGTACAGGGTCAGCCCGCAGGCATACCGGAAAAACAGGCTGGATGCGTTTATAGGGGCGAAGGACCGTCTGGACGAAGGGCTTTTAAACCATCTGGCCTGTAATGTGACAGTACATCCGCGGATCGTGGAGCTGCCGGAAATCCTGGTTGCCGGGCTGCGGGGGGAGACCACCCTGCGGGACAACCGGCTTAAGGAGCTGTGGGAGAGGGCGTTTGCATCCTTCCCGCAGATACCGGGCCGTATTCCGGGAGGCAGGGGATTTGGCATTTGTGAGGCGTGCAAGGACAATGTGATCTATACCATGAATGCGGATGTTACCTTCACGGAGGTTGCCGGGATTGAAGTGTCTTCCTTTGACGGTGTGCCGGAAGGAGTGGTCACAAAGGTGCTGAAGGCGGGGCGGTATGCCGTGTTTACGCACCGGGGTTCTCTTAGTATGCTGCGACGGACGTTTGATTATATATGGGGGACCTGGTTTTTGACAACAAGGGAGGAAGTGGACGGGAGAGAAGATTTTGAACTGTATGATGAGAGATTTTTAGGTTATGACCATCCGGATTCAGAGGTGGACTTATATATCCCTGTAAAATGA
- a CDS encoding SMC family ATPase: protein MKLLKLKVGGWGPYKDNQQIDFSSLADGGLFLITGPTGAGKTTVFDAVTFALYGEVSGSVREKDSLRSDFAAADFATQVELTFLHRGEVYRILRNPRYDRAKLRGEGTTTENENAQMHRLGHCGGDNSGGNISDGDRTAQPELMAVGSQQVTEAVNGLLGLDYRQFKQISMIAQGEFTKLLMASSKERTLIFRDIFQTRLYDGITQILGRRAHALNARLDEIKHRMDETAGAFRMESEAWEKAWNQKSRNYGKLAALVESDAEAKKVERSSLAEKQEKFEKEYKALVRKAEQARQNNRAIDLYLADLASLEQMKQALEETKARKKEHQKEEKKLPGLEKELSELRESQRSLREQYGRVEEWKRASARLTRLQEQYLLLDQQAKQKKAEFEAQDDRCRKASAGILAQGLKAGLPCPVCGSKEHPAPALLTDEIPDEKKLEQLKQAAKRQTSLANQAQAEAAGAFGALKQVEQNLENALTAEWTGGLTGELADTLLKELNSRLEQTERRSRETENAIRTIQKSCQDIQILLEKQKSAVAQKKESIKKPASMEREELADLAKQEQEQESLRKQLAKEKEKLQTILNINQSCLRQLKEHMEQRQRLEEEYGVIQKVSRAASGSNMRKLVLEQYVLSVYFDDILRAANQRLRTMTGDRYELYRLEEGKDRRMKEGMELEVLDQYTGKKRSVKTLSGGESFKAALALALGTSDVVQSYAGGIQVDTMFVDEGFGALDSESLSQAVDILASLGDSRRMIGIISHVEELKERIENQIIVEKSNNGSSIKTNFVVS from the coding sequence ATGAAGCTCCTGAAATTGAAGGTAGGCGGCTGGGGACCGTATAAGGACAACCAGCAGATTGATTTTTCGTCCTTAGCGGACGGTGGTCTGTTCCTCATCACCGGGCCTACGGGCGCGGGAAAAACGACGGTTTTTGATGCGGTCACCTTTGCCCTCTATGGGGAGGTCAGCGGTTCAGTGCGGGAAAAAGACAGCCTGCGGAGCGACTTTGCGGCGGCGGACTTTGCGACGCAGGTGGAGCTTACCTTCCTTCACAGAGGGGAGGTCTACCGGATCCTGCGCAATCCACGATATGACCGGGCAAAGCTTCGGGGGGAGGGTACGACCACGGAGAATGAGAACGCCCAGATGCACCGCCTTGGGCACTGCGGCGGGGACAATTCTGGTGGGAACATATCCGATGGAGACAGGACAGCGCAGCCGGAGCTTATGGCGGTGGGAAGCCAGCAGGTGACGGAGGCCGTGAATGGGCTTTTAGGTCTGGATTACAGGCAGTTTAAACAGATATCCATGATCGCCCAGGGTGAATTTACAAAGCTTCTTATGGCAAGCTCGAAGGAGCGGACTCTGATCTTCCGGGATATTTTCCAGACCAGGCTCTATGATGGGATCACTCAGATCCTGGGGAGACGGGCCCATGCGCTGAATGCCAGGCTGGACGAGATAAAACACCGGATGGATGAGACTGCCGGGGCCTTCCGCATGGAATCAGAAGCGTGGGAGAAGGCCTGGAACCAGAAAAGCCGGAACTACGGAAAGCTGGCAGCGCTTGTAGAGTCGGATGCCGAGGCGAAGAAAGTCGAGCGCAGCAGTCTGGCGGAAAAGCAGGAAAAGTTTGAGAAGGAATATAAGGCCCTGGTGCGGAAAGCGGAGCAGGCGCGGCAGAACAACCGGGCGATCGATCTGTACTTGGCGGATCTTGCGTCTCTGGAACAGATGAAGCAGGCGCTGGAGGAGACAAAAGCCCGGAAAAAGGAGCATCAGAAAGAAGAAAAGAAACTGCCGGGACTGGAAAAGGAGCTTTCAGAGCTTAGGGAATCCCAGAGAAGCTTAAGAGAGCAGTACGGCAGGGTGGAGGAATGGAAACGGGCGAGTGCGCGGCTGACCCGGCTGCAGGAGCAGTATCTCTTGCTGGACCAGCAGGCGAAACAGAAAAAAGCTGAATTCGAGGCGCAGGACGACCGCTGCCGGAAGGCCTCGGCGGGGATACTGGCTCAGGGACTGAAAGCCGGACTGCCCTGCCCGGTGTGCGGTTCCAAAGAGCATCCGGCGCCGGCTCTTTTGACGGATGAGATACCGGATGAGAAGAAGCTGGAGCAGTTAAAGCAGGCGGCAAAGCGGCAGACCAGCCTGGCAAACCAGGCCCAGGCAGAGGCTGCAGGAGCCTTTGGAGCGCTGAAGCAGGTGGAGCAGAACCTGGAAAATGCGCTGACAGCAGAATGGACAGGAGGGCTGACAGGGGAGCTTGCAGATACACTTCTCAAGGAGCTGAACAGCCGGTTGGAGCAGACGGAGCGGCGCAGCCGGGAGACCGAGAACGCCATCCGGACCATCCAAAAATCCTGCCAGGATATCCAGATCCTTCTGGAAAAGCAGAAATCCGCCGTGGCCCAGAAAAAGGAGAGTATAAAGAAGCCTGCAAGCATGGAGCGGGAGGAGCTGGCGGACTTAGCGAAGCAGGAGCAGGAGCAGGAAAGCTTAAGGAAACAGCTTGCAAAAGAAAAAGAGAAGCTGCAGACGATATTAAATATCAACCAGTCCTGCCTGCGGCAGCTGAAGGAACATATGGAGCAGCGGCAGAGGCTGGAAGAAGAATATGGAGTCATCCAGAAGGTATCCCGGGCGGCAAGCGGCAGCAACATGCGGAAACTGGTCCTGGAGCAGTATGTGCTTTCGGTTTATTTTGATGATATCCTGCGGGCGGCGAACCAGCGCCTCAGGACTATGACGGGGGACCGGTATGAGCTGTACCGTCTGGAGGAAGGGAAGGACCGGCGTATGAAAGAGGGGATGGAGCTGGAGGTACTGGACCAGTACACCGGCAAAAAACGTTCCGTAAAGACGCTGTCCGGCGGGGAATCCTTCAAGGCCGCGCTTGCCCTTGCGCTGGGGACTTCCGACGTGGTGCAGAGCTACGCAGGCGGCATCCAGGTAGATACCATGTTTGTGGATGAGGGCTTTGGGGCGTTGGACAGCGAGTCCTTGTCCCAGGCAGTGGATATTTTGGCGTCCCTCGGGGACAGCAGGCGGATGATCGGGATCATTTCTCATGTGGAGGAACTGAAGGAACGGATCGAGAACCAGATTATTGTAGAGAAAAGTAATAATGGAAGTAGTATAAAGACTAATTTTGTGGTATCATAA
- a CDS encoding exonuclease SbcCD subunit D — MKFLHTSDLHIGKTVCGFSMLEEQKAALSQILELVKSEQVDMVFLSGDLYDRALPPSQAVTVLDEFLTSLVDLDVVVCAIAGNHDSGERIGFASRILEHKGLYMEGMLKETIRFVDWMPKRGVESPAADTAPAIDAAQVPVRVHLLPYARPAQVRDVFHVETSSYEDSMQEILKHMDFLEDGKNVLLTHQFVVNHGVAPELSDSETRVSVGGADQVEAADFERFDYVALGHIHGPQQIGGGPVYYSGSPVKYSFSEVHHNKSVIIGEFHEDGRLTVKRAPLKPVHDMRKIRGRLQDLIDPEMVSAADAEDYLLAVLTNEEELADPMGTLRSVYPNVMQLQLERVQQERELLEERGADWKEKSPFELFEQFFGYVMGQDLTEEQAALVQDVIREAKEENA; from the coding sequence ATGAAATTTTTGCACACATCCGACCTGCATATCGGCAAGACGGTCTGCGGGTTTTCCATGCTGGAGGAACAGAAGGCGGCGCTCTCGCAGATCCTTGAGCTTGTGAAGTCAGAACAGGTGGACATGGTCTTTTTAAGTGGTGACTTATACGACCGGGCGCTGCCGCCGTCCCAGGCGGTGACGGTGCTGGATGAATTCCTGACCAGTCTTGTGGATCTGGATGTGGTGGTGTGCGCCATTGCGGGAAATCATGACAGCGGGGAGCGGATCGGCTTTGCCAGCCGGATTCTGGAGCATAAGGGGCTTTACATGGAAGGGATGCTGAAGGAGACGATCCGTTTTGTTGACTGGATGCCGAAACGGGGAGTGGAATCTCCGGCAGCAGATACGGCCCCGGCTATAGATGCAGCTCAGGTTCCGGTGCGGGTGCATCTGCTGCCTTATGCCAGACCGGCCCAGGTGCGCGACGTGTTCCATGTGGAGACGTCATCCTACGAGGATTCCATGCAGGAGATCTTAAAGCATATGGATTTCCTGGAGGATGGGAAAAATGTGCTGCTGACCCATCAGTTTGTGGTGAACCATGGCGTGGCGCCGGAGCTTTCTGATTCGGAGACCCGGGTGAGCGTAGGCGGGGCGGATCAGGTGGAGGCGGCGGATTTTGAGAGGTTTGATTACGTGGCGCTGGGGCATATCCATGGACCGCAGCAGATCGGCGGCGGTCCTGTGTACTACAGCGGTTCGCCGGTAAAATATTCCTTTTCGGAAGTCCATCACAACAAATCAGTGATCATAGGGGAGTTTCATGAGGATGGGCGGCTGACGGTAAAGCGGGCGCCCTTAAAACCGGTCCACGATATGAGAAAGATCCGCGGGCGGCTTCAGGACCTGATAGATCCTGAAATGGTGTCGGCTGCGGACGCGGAGGATTATCTGTTGGCGGTGCTGACCAATGAGGAGGAGCTGGCAGATCCGATGGGGACTCTGCGCAGCGTCTACCCCAACGTGATGCAGCTTCAGCTTGAGCGGGTGCAGCAGGAGCGGGAGCTTTTGGAGGAACGGGGCGCGGACTGGAAGGAGAAGTCCCCCTTTGAGCTGTTTGAGCAGTTTTTTGGATATGTGATGGGGCAGGACCTGACGGAGGAACAGGCTGCCCTGGTGCAGGATGTGATCCGGGAAGCAAAGGAGGAGAACGCATGA